The Verrucomicrobium spinosum DSM 4136 = JCM 18804 genome includes a region encoding these proteins:
- a CDS encoding type II secretion system protein GspG — translation MSSSPPPRGRALPVIAVLVVVASAVVLWYITRQDGSGPPKPEPAPSSPSVKSPVLPQPPPVVLHESAAELSGLICKPGQPAEERIQYVEKAIYMYRQVMGGIPTGHNELVVNALLGENEKGAALLPKDCPAIVKGELVDEWGTPYWFHSVTSKDMEVRSAGPDRELFTDDDVVPDVKE, via the coding sequence ATGTCATCTTCTCCTCCTCCGCGTGGGCGCGCGTTGCCGGTCATCGCCGTGCTGGTGGTGGTCGCATCGGCTGTCGTCCTCTGGTACATCACCAGACAGGACGGGTCCGGGCCGCCCAAACCGGAGCCTGCACCTTCGAGCCCTTCGGTAAAGTCCCCCGTGCTGCCGCAGCCACCTCCCGTCGTGCTGCATGAGTCCGCCGCGGAACTCTCTGGCCTGATTTGCAAGCCTGGCCAACCTGCCGAGGAGCGAATCCAGTATGTGGAGAAAGCCATCTACATGTACCGCCAGGTGATGGGCGGCATTCCCACTGGCCACAACGAGCTGGTGGTCAACGCCCTGCTCGGGGAGAACGAAAAAGGTGCCGCCCTCCTGCCCAAAGACTGCCCCGCCATCGTCAAAGGAGAACTCGTGGACGAATGGGGCACGCCCTATTGGTTTCACTCCGTCACGAGCAAGGACATGGAGGTCAGGTCTGCGGGGCCGGACAGGGAGCTTTTTACGGATGATGACGTCGTGCCGGATGTGAAGGAGTAG
- a CDS encoding DUF1501 domain-containing protein — protein MHLNFPKKNEPNRRQFLVKTGCSAMGITSMVNTLAHLNLMQGALNAQSSGGGYKALICVFLNGGNDSNNMLLPFSGTARTDYEAGRGMLTIPTTHATTSLNALQLNATNIAECDPLGGYLGTLGVHPKFTHVKSMFDAGDLAFIANVGTLTFPGVTRANYSSAPKPPQLYSHSDQQVQWQSSIPDKPFTSGWGGRVAELLDPAYNPSSGNASMNISISGVNSFQVSPAGQVAPYIMTSGGLVNFTGYGTNYASAVTNPSLLFQASNYKNTEQGHRLKAFENVLQMTHASLMENAYNGVALNARLTEGMVGTALQSTVGASGTTTLDSYFTNAFSGSGLSANNDFANQMKLVARLIAGRSALGNTRQIFFVQHGGYDTHISQIPAGSNTAGHTGLMNNLNCTLKGFADALKGAEVGNVWDNVVTFTASDFTRTFTPNKTDNTAGSDHAWGGHAIVMGGAVKGQRVYGKYPVLKLGNVTDSIDATGTRGLWIPSTPVDQYAAIMARWLGVDASTLGDIFPNLSRFVTLPNITSGNMDFLEA, from the coding sequence ATGCACCTCAATTTTCCCAAAAAGAACGAGCCCAACCGCCGTCAGTTCCTCGTCAAGACCGGCTGCTCTGCCATGGGCATCACCAGCATGGTGAATACCCTGGCCCACCTGAACCTCATGCAGGGTGCGCTCAATGCGCAGTCTTCCGGAGGCGGGTACAAGGCCCTGATCTGCGTCTTCCTCAACGGGGGCAACGACTCCAACAACATGCTGCTGCCCTTCAGTGGCACGGCCCGTACGGACTACGAAGCCGGCCGCGGCATGCTGACCATTCCCACGACCCATGCCACCACGTCGCTCAATGCGCTCCAGCTCAATGCCACCAACATCGCCGAGTGCGATCCGTTGGGCGGCTATCTGGGCACGCTGGGGGTGCACCCGAAGTTCACGCACGTGAAGTCCATGTTCGATGCGGGCGACCTCGCCTTCATCGCCAACGTGGGCACGCTCACCTTTCCCGGAGTGACGCGGGCCAACTACTCCTCCGCCCCCAAGCCCCCGCAACTCTACTCGCACTCGGACCAGCAGGTGCAGTGGCAGAGCTCCATTCCCGACAAGCCCTTCACCAGCGGCTGGGGTGGACGTGTGGCCGAGCTCCTCGACCCGGCGTACAACCCCTCTTCGGGCAACGCCTCGATGAACATCTCGATCTCCGGGGTGAACAGCTTCCAGGTCAGCCCGGCGGGACAGGTGGCCCCATACATCATGACCAGCGGCGGTCTGGTGAACTTCACCGGCTATGGCACGAACTACGCCAGCGCTGTGACCAACCCGAGCCTGCTCTTCCAGGCCAGCAACTACAAGAACACCGAGCAGGGGCACCGGTTGAAGGCGTTTGAGAACGTGCTGCAGATGACGCATGCCAGCCTCATGGAAAACGCCTACAACGGCGTGGCCCTCAATGCACGGCTCACGGAGGGCATGGTGGGCACTGCGCTGCAGTCCACGGTGGGTGCCTCAGGCACGACGACGCTGGACAGTTATTTCACCAATGCCTTCAGCGGTTCCGGCCTCAGCGCGAACAACGACTTTGCCAATCAGATGAAGCTCGTGGCCCGCCTCATCGCGGGGCGCTCGGCACTGGGCAACACGCGCCAGATCTTCTTCGTCCAGCATGGAGGGTACGATACCCATATCTCCCAGATTCCCGCAGGCAGCAACACCGCAGGCCACACGGGGTTGATGAACAATCTGAACTGCACGCTCAAGGGATTTGCCGACGCGCTCAAAGGCGCGGAAGTGGGGAATGTCTGGGACAATGTGGTCACCTTCACCGCCTCCGACTTCACCCGCACCTTCACGCCCAACAAGACGGACAACACCGCAGGAAGCGACCACGCCTGGGGCGGCCATGCCATCGTCATGGGCGGTGCTGTCAAAGGACAGCGGGTCTATGGCAAGTACCCCGTGCTCAAGCTGGGCAATGTGACGGACTCCATCGATGCCACGGGCACCCGCGGCCTGTGGATCCCGAGCACACCGGTGGACCAGTACGCCGCCATCATGGCGCGCTGGCTTGGGGTGGACGCCAGCACTCTTGGCGACATCTTCCCGAACCTGAGCCGCTTCGTGACGCTGCCAAATATCACCTCAGGCAACATGGACTTCCTTGAAGCCTGA